A genomic window from Daphnia magna isolate NIES linkage group LG9, ASM2063170v1.1, whole genome shotgun sequence includes:
- the LOC116930959 gene encoding inositol-pentakisphosphate 2-kinase isoform X1, which produces MIRKICEFSLSLNDVQNPDWGAVTTMPADLVNVRPSVLSQDGLLVTTAGNSQQQTSVTTIGATVVVEAATSDAGNQTTRSCHCPQWTLRRPRHWVYRGEGNASIVLALPQEKKIVKLAKIDYKLRRMDSDNQFVAQEVNGGIRTIAETLERLIFSQKILGSLLGAGLVRPCHVFHVDLDEIEEVDHLVDVFRPAHRKHKRLAPVCHVIVCPDCTLLPRPPPLLTQSAEQSVTVSPTSPSKPTTQQPPVFCVELKPKQGFLSMGHQHCPFCLNQFLKRKHGKIQLLSQYCPLDLFSGSRMRMLKAIIALTRTPQNNLRIFQDGNLVFAEECQSNLMAVLQQWFQVDDTGDRTLLLKHFCTLVMDALTMEICDGTDASLDQTVDDVKEAKESQEDWNRLIKEERSDHSLPCLPPQARIRKTGPTIATSLPSRSVLCRLLRVQSLGDVDFGRLYDAYDALVCRFRDGSVPYETMRWTHPHTGTVDWLLSQEKTTNQTMDDVRLVQRYRISSTTRDCSIMIAFQRLANDSVKDTTEFSFAGSEHLPILRDLSGQRYKCHASVVDLDPKPVTCVEKHRRRNQAMNEAFWLSNSSSSHSLTNRLPPKV; this is translated from the exons CAACAGCAGACGAGTGTGACGACGATCGGGGCAACGGTCGTCGTTGAAGCGGCGACTAGCGACGCCGGTAACCAAACGACCCGTTCGTGCCACTGTCCTCAATGGACATTGCGACGTCCACGTCACTGGGTCTACCGTGGAGAGGGCAATGCTTCCA TCGTCTTGGCTTTACCTCAG GAGAAGAAAATTGTCAAGTTAGCCAAAATTGATTACAAGCTACGGCGAATGGATTCCGACAATCAATTTGTAGCCCAAGAGGTCAATGGAGGTATCAGAACAATCGCTGAAACG TTGGAACGGCTCATCTTTAGTCAAAAGATATTGGGTTCGTTGCTAGGCGCCGGATTAGTCCGTCCGTGTCATGTTTTTCACGTAGATTTAGACGAAATTGAAGAGGTGGATCACCTCGTTGATGTCTTCCGTCCAG ctCATCGTAAGCACAAACGATTAGCTCCAGTCTGCCACGTTATTGTGTGCCCGGATTGCACACTTTTACCtcgtcctcctcctcttctCACGCAATCAGCAGAACAGTCAGTTACGGTTTCACCGACGAGCCCTTCCAAGCCAACAACACAACAGCCGCCAGTGTTTTGCGTCGAATTGAAACCGAAACAAGGCTTCCTTAGTATGGGTCATCAACATTGCCCTTTTTGCCTCAACCAATTCCTAAAG CGAAAGCACGGGAAGATTCAATTGCTGAGCCAGTACTGCCCTCTTGATTTATTTTCTGg ATCCCGTATGAGAATGCTTAAGGCTATAATAGCTCTTACCCGAACGCCCCAAAATAACCTGAGGAtttttcag GATGGTAACCTAGTGTTTGCTGAAGAGTGCCAATCCAACTTGATGGCCGTTTTGCAGCAGTGGTTCCAGGTGGACGATACAGGCGATCGAACACT gcttttgaaacatttttgcaCTTTGGTGATGGATGCACTGACTATGGAAATCTGTGATGGCACAGACGCGAGTCTAGATCAAACCGTTGATGATGTTAAAGAAGCAAAAGAATCTCAAGAAGATTGGAATCGACTgatcaaagaagaaagaagcgATCATTCTTTACCATGTTTGCCACCGCAGGCGAGAATTAGAAAAACTGGCCCAACAATAGCAACAAGTTTACCGTCACGGTCCGTCCTTTGCCGATTGCTACGAGTCCAATCGCTGGGCGATGTGGACTTTGGACGGCTTTACGACGCGTACGACGCTCTTGTATGTCGCTTTCGTGACGGCTCTGTGCCCTACGAAACGATGCGCTGGACGCATCCGCACACGGGTACGGTCGACTGGCTCCTCAGCCAAGAGAAAACCACCAACCAGACGATGGACGATGTCCGTCTAGTTCAACGCTACCGTATCTCATCAACGACTCGTGATTGTTCCATCATGATCGCCTTTCAGCGATTGGCCAACGATTCAGTCAA AGACACAACGgagttttcttttgctggTTCGGAACATTTGCCAATTTTGCGTGACCTTTCAGGTCAGCGGTACAAGTGTCACGCATCGGTCGTCGACTTGGACCCGAAGCCAGTGACTTGCGTGGAGAAACACCGCCGGCGAAATCAAGCCATGAATGAGGCCTTTTGGCTCAGCAACAGCAGCTCTTCCCACTCCCTTACGAATCGATTACCACCGAAAGTTTAA
- the LOC116930954 gene encoding endoplasmic reticulum membrane-associated RNA degradation protein isoform X4 translates to MIYWNWIFQMFRLSYETLKKTCFTQTQLSVMQNGTAKSLRMLHPFLQNVRMKMKAYARRGIKRKDEVALNCHECLLLITAALERALGNLFLHGDRNKKVPSLFRDLLASQELLVILGISQVILLQLLLGSPLSLNLRNLIWHGFVGFLDWDTHGYASVLLFVCVSIGRHLDGCLINEIIPRRWATFKQHQQGRKWPKWSEFMEEEMLVEAVSKTRGLPCSRKAIWLRAIKYHQEGSYGRCCALMMPEIEHTLRLIYCAVNECPARALTAESVVHYTTLDVIFECGNEDESNKTRMAEFLGNGLFLALLDIFVQTEGPRVRDRFSHGECQLWDIDFQLSRHLLALSAAILWRADEEKVSCAPHYSPDYTPAALFHGELIQTLQAIEHWLCLAIVDVDQPVIDLSAWPAQCLPLISDWLHNWSTSVNQLLINHLEEENSRQISHLVIKTHRCPLSATWRRMMSQIVLGSQRLTAHYNERNSSASSTLSSWSLRSRQRSTHARLDSYMCLFVRAVQLSLLFPIAVSCGGQVIVNHAPTVRRMKRNVTRWADNFASASVNNRWVDLAECATESIQSMEILLASVVVFVLQNSQIRS, encoded by the exons ATGATCTACTGGAACTGGATATTTCAAATGTTTCGTCTCTCTTACGAAACGCTg AAGAAAACTTGCTTCACCCAGACCCAACTCAGCGTAATGCAGAATGGTACAGCCAAATCATTGAGGATGTTGCACCCTTTCTTGCAAAATGTTAGAATGAAAATGAAGGCTTATGCCAGAAGAGGAATTAAAAG GAAAGATGAAGTAGCTCTCAACTGCCATGAATGCCTTCTGCTCATAACTGCTGCACTTGAGAGAGCTCTTGGCAAT tTGTTTCTACATGGAGATCGAAACAAAAAGGTCCCATCGTTGTTCCGGGATCTGTTGGCCTCCCAAGAGTTGCTCGTGATACTGGGCATATCgcaa GTAATCCTTTTACAGCTGTTGCTTGGCAGTCCCCTGTCTCTTAATTTGAGAAACCTCATATGGCACGGCTTCGTTGGTTTTCTCGACTGGGACACCCATGGCTATGCTTCCGTCTTGTTATTCGTCTGCGTTTCTATAGGTCGACATTTGGATGGCTGCCTGATCAATGAAATCATCCCGAGACGCTGGGCTACTTTCAAGCAGCATCAGCAGGGACGCAAGTGGCCAAAATGGTCGGAGTTTATGGAAGAAGAGATGTTGGTGGAAGCGGTTTCAAAAACGCGAGGACTTCCCTGCAGCCGCAAGGCCATTTGGCTACGAGCCATTAAGTACCATCAGGAGGGCTCCTACGGTCGATGCTGTGCACTCATGATGCCCGAAATAGAGCACACGCTCCGATTGATTTACTGCGCTGTAAATGAGTGCCCTGCGCGAGCTCTGACTGCTGAATCGGTCGTTCACTATACGACGCTCGACGTCATCTTTGAATGCGGCAACGAAGATGAATCAAACAAAACCCGTATGGCCGAGTTTTTGGGAAACGGACTTTTTCTTGCCTTGCTCGATATTTTTGTCCAAACTGAAGGTCCAAGAGTTCGCGATCGGTTCAGTCATGGCGAGTGTCAATTGTGGGATATCGACTTCCAATTGTCTAGACACTTGCTCGCATTATCGGCAGCAATTCTATGGCGAGCCGATGAGGAGAAAGTCTCTTGCGCTCCTCACTATTCACCGGATTACACCCCAGCCGCTTTATTTCATGGCGAACTGATTCAAACTCTCCAAGCCATCGAACATTGGCTTTGTTTGGCTATCGTCGACGTCGACCAGCCTGTCATCGACTTATCCGCCTGGCCAGCCCAATGCCTCCCGTTGATTAGCGACTGGCTTCATAACTGGTCCACTTCGGTTAATCAGCTATTAATAAATCACCTTGAAGAAGAGAATAGCCGGCAAATAAGCCATCTTGTCATCAAGACACACCGTTGTCCGCTATCGGCCACCTGGCGTCGAATGATGAGCCAGATCGTATTGGGTAGCCAACGCTTGACGGCTCACTATAACGAAAGAAATAGTAGTGCTTCAAGTACATTGTCGTCTTGGTCGTTACGGTCTCGACAGCGATCCACTCATGCCCGGCTGGACAGTTACATGTGCCTATTCGTAAGGGCTGTCCAACTTTCCTTGCTCTTTCCCATAGCCGTCAGTTGTGGAGGCCAAGTCATTGTCAACCATGCACCGACAGTGCGGCGAATGAAACGGAACGTCACTCGCTGGGCTGACAATTTCGCCAGTGCGTCAGTCAATAACCGTTGGGTGGATCTGGCAGAATGCGCaacagaatcgattcaatcaATGGAAATTCTCCTTGCATCCGTCGTCGTCTTTGTCCTCCAAAATTCTCAGATCCGGAGCTAA
- the LOC116930954 gene encoding endoplasmic reticulum membrane-associated RNA degradation protein isoform X2, whose product MIYWNWIFQMFRLSYETLKTCFTQTQLSVMQNGTAKSLRMLHPFLQNVRMKMKAYARRGIKRKDEVALNCHECLLLITAALERALGNVYCVIHYLIADITHIMTHILSFKLFLHGDRNKKVPSLFRDLLASQELLVILGISQVILLQLLLGSPLSLNLRNLIWHGFVGFLDWDTHGYASVLLFVCVSIGRHLDGCLINEIIPRRWATFKQHQQGRKWPKWSEFMEEEMLVEAVSKTRGLPCSRKAIWLRAIKYHQEGSYGRCCALMMPEIEHTLRLIYCAVNECPARALTAESVVHYTTLDVIFECGNEDESNKTRMAEFLGNGLFLALLDIFVQTEGPRVRDRFSHGECQLWDIDFQLSRHLLALSAAILWRADEEKVSCAPHYSPDYTPAALFHGELIQTLQAIEHWLCLAIVDVDQPVIDLSAWPAQCLPLISDWLHNWSTSVNQLLINHLEEENSRQISHLVIKTHRCPLSATWRRMMSQIVLGSQRLTAHYNERNSSASSTLSSWSLRSRQRSTHARLDSYMCLFVRAVQLSLLFPIAVSCGGQVIVNHAPTVRRMKRNVTRWADNFASASVNNRWVDLAECATESIQSMEILLASVVVFVLQNSQIRS is encoded by the exons ATGATCTACTGGAACTGGATATTTCAAATGTTTCGTCTCTCTTACGAAACGCTg AAAACTTGCTTCACCCAGACCCAACTCAGCGTAATGCAGAATGGTACAGCCAAATCATTGAGGATGTTGCACCCTTTCTTGCAAAATGTTAGAATGAAAATGAAGGCTTATGCCAGAAGAGGAATTAAAAG GAAAGATGAAGTAGCTCTCAACTGCCATGAATGCCTTCTGCTCATAACTGCTGCACTTGAGAGAGCTCTTGGCAATGTATATTGTGTCATTCACTACTTAATAGCTGATATAACTCACATTATGACACacattctttcttttaagtTGTTTCTACATGGAGATCGAAACAAAAAGGTCCCATCGTTGTTCCGGGATCTGTTGGCCTCCCAAGAGTTGCTCGTGATACTGGGCATATCgcaa GTAATCCTTTTACAGCTGTTGCTTGGCAGTCCCCTGTCTCTTAATTTGAGAAACCTCATATGGCACGGCTTCGTTGGTTTTCTCGACTGGGACACCCATGGCTATGCTTCCGTCTTGTTATTCGTCTGCGTTTCTATAGGTCGACATTTGGATGGCTGCCTGATCAATGAAATCATCCCGAGACGCTGGGCTACTTTCAAGCAGCATCAGCAGGGACGCAAGTGGCCAAAATGGTCGGAGTTTATGGAAGAAGAGATGTTGGTGGAAGCGGTTTCAAAAACGCGAGGACTTCCCTGCAGCCGCAAGGCCATTTGGCTACGAGCCATTAAGTACCATCAGGAGGGCTCCTACGGTCGATGCTGTGCACTCATGATGCCCGAAATAGAGCACACGCTCCGATTGATTTACTGCGCTGTAAATGAGTGCCCTGCGCGAGCTCTGACTGCTGAATCGGTCGTTCACTATACGACGCTCGACGTCATCTTTGAATGCGGCAACGAAGATGAATCAAACAAAACCCGTATGGCCGAGTTTTTGGGAAACGGACTTTTTCTTGCCTTGCTCGATATTTTTGTCCAAACTGAAGGTCCAAGAGTTCGCGATCGGTTCAGTCATGGCGAGTGTCAATTGTGGGATATCGACTTCCAATTGTCTAGACACTTGCTCGCATTATCGGCAGCAATTCTATGGCGAGCCGATGAGGAGAAAGTCTCTTGCGCTCCTCACTATTCACCGGATTACACCCCAGCCGCTTTATTTCATGGCGAACTGATTCAAACTCTCCAAGCCATCGAACATTGGCTTTGTTTGGCTATCGTCGACGTCGACCAGCCTGTCATCGACTTATCCGCCTGGCCAGCCCAATGCCTCCCGTTGATTAGCGACTGGCTTCATAACTGGTCCACTTCGGTTAATCAGCTATTAATAAATCACCTTGAAGAAGAGAATAGCCGGCAAATAAGCCATCTTGTCATCAAGACACACCGTTGTCCGCTATCGGCCACCTGGCGTCGAATGATGAGCCAGATCGTATTGGGTAGCCAACGCTTGACGGCTCACTATAACGAAAGAAATAGTAGTGCTTCAAGTACATTGTCGTCTTGGTCGTTACGGTCTCGACAGCGATCCACTCATGCCCGGCTGGACAGTTACATGTGCCTATTCGTAAGGGCTGTCCAACTTTCCTTGCTCTTTCCCATAGCCGTCAGTTGTGGAGGCCAAGTCATTGTCAACCATGCACCGACAGTGCGGCGAATGAAACGGAACGTCACTCGCTGGGCTGACAATTTCGCCAGTGCGTCAGTCAATAACCGTTGGGTGGATCTGGCAGAATGCGCaacagaatcgattcaatcaATGGAAATTCTCCTTGCATCCGTCGTCGTCTTTGTCCTCCAAAATTCTCAGATCCGGAGCTAA
- the LOC116930954 gene encoding endoplasmic reticulum membrane-associated RNA degradation protein isoform X3 — translation MIYWNWIFQMFRLSYETLTQLSVMQNGTAKSLRMLHPFLQNVRMKMKAYARRGIKRKDEVALNCHECLLLITAALERALGNVYCVIHYLIADITHIMTHILSFKLFLHGDRNKKVPSLFRDLLASQELLVILGISQVILLQLLLGSPLSLNLRNLIWHGFVGFLDWDTHGYASVLLFVCVSIGRHLDGCLINEIIPRRWATFKQHQQGRKWPKWSEFMEEEMLVEAVSKTRGLPCSRKAIWLRAIKYHQEGSYGRCCALMMPEIEHTLRLIYCAVNECPARALTAESVVHYTTLDVIFECGNEDESNKTRMAEFLGNGLFLALLDIFVQTEGPRVRDRFSHGECQLWDIDFQLSRHLLALSAAILWRADEEKVSCAPHYSPDYTPAALFHGELIQTLQAIEHWLCLAIVDVDQPVIDLSAWPAQCLPLISDWLHNWSTSVNQLLINHLEEENSRQISHLVIKTHRCPLSATWRRMMSQIVLGSQRLTAHYNERNSSASSTLSSWSLRSRQRSTHARLDSYMCLFVRAVQLSLLFPIAVSCGGQVIVNHAPTVRRMKRNVTRWADNFASASVNNRWVDLAECATESIQSMEILLASVVVFVLQNSQIRS, via the exons ATGATCTACTGGAACTGGATATTTCAAATGTTTCGTCTCTCTTACGAAACGCTg ACCCAACTCAGCGTAATGCAGAATGGTACAGCCAAATCATTGAGGATGTTGCACCCTTTCTTGCAAAATGTTAGAATGAAAATGAAGGCTTATGCCAGAAGAGGAATTAAAAG GAAAGATGAAGTAGCTCTCAACTGCCATGAATGCCTTCTGCTCATAACTGCTGCACTTGAGAGAGCTCTTGGCAATGTATATTGTGTCATTCACTACTTAATAGCTGATATAACTCACATTATGACACacattctttcttttaagtTGTTTCTACATGGAGATCGAAACAAAAAGGTCCCATCGTTGTTCCGGGATCTGTTGGCCTCCCAAGAGTTGCTCGTGATACTGGGCATATCgcaa GTAATCCTTTTACAGCTGTTGCTTGGCAGTCCCCTGTCTCTTAATTTGAGAAACCTCATATGGCACGGCTTCGTTGGTTTTCTCGACTGGGACACCCATGGCTATGCTTCCGTCTTGTTATTCGTCTGCGTTTCTATAGGTCGACATTTGGATGGCTGCCTGATCAATGAAATCATCCCGAGACGCTGGGCTACTTTCAAGCAGCATCAGCAGGGACGCAAGTGGCCAAAATGGTCGGAGTTTATGGAAGAAGAGATGTTGGTGGAAGCGGTTTCAAAAACGCGAGGACTTCCCTGCAGCCGCAAGGCCATTTGGCTACGAGCCATTAAGTACCATCAGGAGGGCTCCTACGGTCGATGCTGTGCACTCATGATGCCCGAAATAGAGCACACGCTCCGATTGATTTACTGCGCTGTAAATGAGTGCCCTGCGCGAGCTCTGACTGCTGAATCGGTCGTTCACTATACGACGCTCGACGTCATCTTTGAATGCGGCAACGAAGATGAATCAAACAAAACCCGTATGGCCGAGTTTTTGGGAAACGGACTTTTTCTTGCCTTGCTCGATATTTTTGTCCAAACTGAAGGTCCAAGAGTTCGCGATCGGTTCAGTCATGGCGAGTGTCAATTGTGGGATATCGACTTCCAATTGTCTAGACACTTGCTCGCATTATCGGCAGCAATTCTATGGCGAGCCGATGAGGAGAAAGTCTCTTGCGCTCCTCACTATTCACCGGATTACACCCCAGCCGCTTTATTTCATGGCGAACTGATTCAAACTCTCCAAGCCATCGAACATTGGCTTTGTTTGGCTATCGTCGACGTCGACCAGCCTGTCATCGACTTATCCGCCTGGCCAGCCCAATGCCTCCCGTTGATTAGCGACTGGCTTCATAACTGGTCCACTTCGGTTAATCAGCTATTAATAAATCACCTTGAAGAAGAGAATAGCCGGCAAATAAGCCATCTTGTCATCAAGACACACCGTTGTCCGCTATCGGCCACCTGGCGTCGAATGATGAGCCAGATCGTATTGGGTAGCCAACGCTTGACGGCTCACTATAACGAAAGAAATAGTAGTGCTTCAAGTACATTGTCGTCTTGGTCGTTACGGTCTCGACAGCGATCCACTCATGCCCGGCTGGACAGTTACATGTGCCTATTCGTAAGGGCTGTCCAACTTTCCTTGCTCTTTCCCATAGCCGTCAGTTGTGGAGGCCAAGTCATTGTCAACCATGCACCGACAGTGCGGCGAATGAAACGGAACGTCACTCGCTGGGCTGACAATTTCGCCAGTGCGTCAGTCAATAACCGTTGGGTGGATCTGGCAGAATGCGCaacagaatcgattcaatcaATGGAAATTCTCCTTGCATCCGTCGTCGTCTTTGTCCTCCAAAATTCTCAGATCCGGAGCTAA
- the LOC116930954 gene encoding endoplasmic reticulum membrane-associated RNA degradation protein isoform X1, with protein MIYWNWIFQMFRLSYETLKKTCFTQTQLSVMQNGTAKSLRMLHPFLQNVRMKMKAYARRGIKRKDEVALNCHECLLLITAALERALGNVYCVIHYLIADITHIMTHILSFKLFLHGDRNKKVPSLFRDLLASQELLVILGISQVILLQLLLGSPLSLNLRNLIWHGFVGFLDWDTHGYASVLLFVCVSIGRHLDGCLINEIIPRRWATFKQHQQGRKWPKWSEFMEEEMLVEAVSKTRGLPCSRKAIWLRAIKYHQEGSYGRCCALMMPEIEHTLRLIYCAVNECPARALTAESVVHYTTLDVIFECGNEDESNKTRMAEFLGNGLFLALLDIFVQTEGPRVRDRFSHGECQLWDIDFQLSRHLLALSAAILWRADEEKVSCAPHYSPDYTPAALFHGELIQTLQAIEHWLCLAIVDVDQPVIDLSAWPAQCLPLISDWLHNWSTSVNQLLINHLEEENSRQISHLVIKTHRCPLSATWRRMMSQIVLGSQRLTAHYNERNSSASSTLSSWSLRSRQRSTHARLDSYMCLFVRAVQLSLLFPIAVSCGGQVIVNHAPTVRRMKRNVTRWADNFASASVNNRWVDLAECATESIQSMEILLASVVVFVLQNSQIRS; from the exons ATGATCTACTGGAACTGGATATTTCAAATGTTTCGTCTCTCTTACGAAACGCTg AAGAAAACTTGCTTCACCCAGACCCAACTCAGCGTAATGCAGAATGGTACAGCCAAATCATTGAGGATGTTGCACCCTTTCTTGCAAAATGTTAGAATGAAAATGAAGGCTTATGCCAGAAGAGGAATTAAAAG GAAAGATGAAGTAGCTCTCAACTGCCATGAATGCCTTCTGCTCATAACTGCTGCACTTGAGAGAGCTCTTGGCAATGTATATTGTGTCATTCACTACTTAATAGCTGATATAACTCACATTATGACACacattctttcttttaagtTGTTTCTACATGGAGATCGAAACAAAAAGGTCCCATCGTTGTTCCGGGATCTGTTGGCCTCCCAAGAGTTGCTCGTGATACTGGGCATATCgcaa GTAATCCTTTTACAGCTGTTGCTTGGCAGTCCCCTGTCTCTTAATTTGAGAAACCTCATATGGCACGGCTTCGTTGGTTTTCTCGACTGGGACACCCATGGCTATGCTTCCGTCTTGTTATTCGTCTGCGTTTCTATAGGTCGACATTTGGATGGCTGCCTGATCAATGAAATCATCCCGAGACGCTGGGCTACTTTCAAGCAGCATCAGCAGGGACGCAAGTGGCCAAAATGGTCGGAGTTTATGGAAGAAGAGATGTTGGTGGAAGCGGTTTCAAAAACGCGAGGACTTCCCTGCAGCCGCAAGGCCATTTGGCTACGAGCCATTAAGTACCATCAGGAGGGCTCCTACGGTCGATGCTGTGCACTCATGATGCCCGAAATAGAGCACACGCTCCGATTGATTTACTGCGCTGTAAATGAGTGCCCTGCGCGAGCTCTGACTGCTGAATCGGTCGTTCACTATACGACGCTCGACGTCATCTTTGAATGCGGCAACGAAGATGAATCAAACAAAACCCGTATGGCCGAGTTTTTGGGAAACGGACTTTTTCTTGCCTTGCTCGATATTTTTGTCCAAACTGAAGGTCCAAGAGTTCGCGATCGGTTCAGTCATGGCGAGTGTCAATTGTGGGATATCGACTTCCAATTGTCTAGACACTTGCTCGCATTATCGGCAGCAATTCTATGGCGAGCCGATGAGGAGAAAGTCTCTTGCGCTCCTCACTATTCACCGGATTACACCCCAGCCGCTTTATTTCATGGCGAACTGATTCAAACTCTCCAAGCCATCGAACATTGGCTTTGTTTGGCTATCGTCGACGTCGACCAGCCTGTCATCGACTTATCCGCCTGGCCAGCCCAATGCCTCCCGTTGATTAGCGACTGGCTTCATAACTGGTCCACTTCGGTTAATCAGCTATTAATAAATCACCTTGAAGAAGAGAATAGCCGGCAAATAAGCCATCTTGTCATCAAGACACACCGTTGTCCGCTATCGGCCACCTGGCGTCGAATGATGAGCCAGATCGTATTGGGTAGCCAACGCTTGACGGCTCACTATAACGAAAGAAATAGTAGTGCTTCAAGTACATTGTCGTCTTGGTCGTTACGGTCTCGACAGCGATCCACTCATGCCCGGCTGGACAGTTACATGTGCCTATTCGTAAGGGCTGTCCAACTTTCCTTGCTCTTTCCCATAGCCGTCAGTTGTGGAGGCCAAGTCATTGTCAACCATGCACCGACAGTGCGGCGAATGAAACGGAACGTCACTCGCTGGGCTGACAATTTCGCCAGTGCGTCAGTCAATAACCGTTGGGTGGATCTGGCAGAATGCGCaacagaatcgattcaatcaATGGAAATTCTCCTTGCATCCGTCGTCGTCTTTGTCCTCCAAAATTCTCAGATCCGGAGCTAA